Below is a window of Sulfitobacter sp. SK012 DNA.
CGAGCGTGAGCGCGAAGAAAGCCTGAAGGCAAAGGCACTAGAAGATGCGCGTCGCAAGGACGAAGCGGAAGCCGCAACGCAAGCCGCTGCTGCCCCAGCTCAACCTGCGGCCGTCAAGCAGCAGCCTAATAAGGCACTGCCTGCATCGCCTGTGCGTAAAACAGATCGTGACCGCGAGGACACCGACAAGCGCAACCGTCAAAACGAAGACAACCGTCGCTCAGGTAAGCTGACGCTGAACCAAGCGTTGTCTGGCCGCGAAGGTGGCCGTCAGCTGTCTATGGCGCAGATGAAGCGTAAGCAGGAGCGTGCCCGTCAAAAGGCCGTTGGCGGCAATGTTGAGCGTGAAAAGATCGTGCGCAACGTGAATTTGCCGCCAGCGATTGTGGTTTCTGAGCTCGCCATTCGGATGGCCGAAAAAACCGGTGCTGTCGTTAAGGCGCTGATGAACAACGGCTTGATGGTTACGCAGAACGAAACAATTGATGCGGACACAGCGGAGCTGATCATCGAGGAATTCGGCCACAAGGTTGTACGCGTTTCCGATGCAGACGTCGAAGATGTGATCAAAGTGATCGATGATGACGAGAAGGACCTGCAGCCACGTCCGCCCGTTATTACGATTATGGGCCACGTCGACCACGGCAAGACATCGCTGCTTGACGCCATCCGAAATGCTAAAGTTGTCGCTGGCGAAGCTGGCGGGATCACGCAGCATATCGGGGCCTATCAGGTAACCACCGATACTGGTGCAGTGCTGTCGTTCCTCGATACGCCGGGCCACGCGGCCTTTACCTCTATGCGCTCACGCGGCGCTCAGGTGACGGACATTGTCGTTCTGGTTGTCGCAGCCGATGACGCTGTGATGCCGCAGACCATCGAAGCGATCAACCACGCAAAAGCGGCGAAAGTGCCAATGATTGTGGCGATCAACAAGATCGACCGCCCTGCTGCGAATGCCCAGAAAGTTCGGACAGATTTGCTTCAGCATGAAGTGGTCGTGGAACAGATGTCTGGTGAAGTTCAGGACGTCGAAGTTTCTGCTGTAACGGGTCAAGGCTTGGATCAGCTGCTTGAGGCGATTGCGCTGCAGTCCGAATTGCTTGAACTGAAAGCAAACCCGGACCGGGCTGCGATTGGTGCCGTGATTGAAGCACAACTCGACGTCGGCCGTGGCCCTGTAGCGACGGTTCTGATCCAGAACGGTACACTGCGCCAAGGTGATATCTTTGTTGTGGGTGAGCAGTACGGTAAGGTTCGTGCGCTGATCAACGACCAAGGTGAGCGCGTCAAAGAGGCCGGACCATCCGTCCCTGTTGAGGTTCTTGGCCTGAACGGCACACCCGAAGCCGGCGATGTGCTGAGCGTGACTGAAACCGAAGCTCAGGCGCGTGAAATCGCGGAATACCGTGCAAACGCCGCCAAAGACAAGCGCGCAGCAGCCGGTGCAGCAACGACGCTGGAACAGCTGATGGCGAATGCCAAGGCGAACGAAGACGTTTCCGAACTGCCTATTCTGATCAAAGCGGACGTGCAGGGTTCTGCCGAAGCAATTGTTCAGGCGATGGAGAAAATCGGCAACGATGAGGTTCGCGTGCGCGTGCTCCACTCCGGTGTGGGCGCGATCACAGAGACTGACGTCGGTTTGGCCGAAGCGTCTGGCGCGCCAATCATGGGCTTTAATGTCCGTGCAAATGCGTCTGCTCGGAATACGGCAAACCAAAAGAGCGTAGAGATTCGCTACTATTCAGTGATCTATGATTTGGTCGATGATGTGAAAGCAGCCGCAAGCGGCCTGTTGAGCAACGAGATCAAGGAAAACTTCATCGGGTATGCAAACATCAAAGAGGTGTTCAAGGTTACCGGTGTTGGCAAAGTTGCTGGGTGTTTGGTCACTGAGGGCGTTGCACGTCGCTCTGCCGGTGTGCGCCTGCTGCGCGACAATGTGGTGATCCACGAAGGTACGCTGAAGACACTCAAGCGCTTCAAAGATGAAGTACCTGAAGTGCAATCTGGCCAAGAGTGCGGCATGGCATTTGAGAACTACGATGATATTCGCCCTGGCGATGTTATCGAGATTTTTGAGCGCGAAGAAGTGACACGCACGCTGAGCTAAATCGCTGACCATTAGACATGAAAAAGGGGACGGTGTTAAAGCCGTCCCCTTTTTGCTGACCAATTTGTCAGATCAATTTTTCTTTGAGACCGGAATACCGGAATATACTGTGTCGTTTACCTGAACGGAGATACGTCCGTCAGGCATTGAGCGAACAAAAATACCCTGAACGGATACGCAGCTACCCAACGCGATTGTACGAAGCATGTCATCTCCTCCCCAGAATGTGACTAATGACCACTCTAGGCCTCATTGTTAACTAATCCAGAACAATCGTTGTAGAATCGCGAAATTAGCCAGGTGATTTTGTAATTATATTTCGCCAGAGATTCTACAGCCAGTCGCGTAGGACAGAGATCAATGGAATGTCAGCCGCGGGCATGGGATAATCGCGCATCTGGTTGGGCCGTACCCACTTCAATGTTTGGCCCTCTTTGGGCTGCGGGGTTCCGTCCCACTTGCGGCACGCAAAAAGCGGCATAAGCAGATGAAAATCATCATAACTGTGACTGGCAAAGGTCAGCGGTGCGAGGCAAGATGACCAGGTATCAATCCCCAACTCTTCGTGCAGTTCGCGGATCAGGGCCGCTTCGGGTGTTTCTCCTGGCTCCACTTTCCCACCGGGAAATTCCCACAAACCGGCCATCGATTTACCCTCAGGGCGTTGGGCCAGCAGCACCCGCCCATCCGGGTCAATCAGCGCAACAGCAGAGACGAGGACGATCTTCATTTCCGATCTAAGACCGGTAATCGGCGTTGATTGAGATATATCCATGGGTCAAATCACACGTCCAAACGGTGGATTTTCCTGAGCCCAAACCGAGATCAATCGAAATAACAATGTTCTCTTCCTTCATGTGCGCTGCGGCGGCTTCTTCGGAATATCCCGGGCTGCGCCAACCATCTTTGGCGACCTCAACGTCGCCAAAGCTGATTGAAAGTCTGTCGCGGTCCGCGGCGGCACCAGACTTACCGATTGCCATAACCACGCGGCCCCAATTTGGATCTTGCCCTGCGATCGCAGTCTTGACGAGAGGGGAGTTAGCTACCGACATCGCATGGATCTTGGCATCGGCATCAGATGCCGCACCGGTCACGTTGATCTCAACGAATTTGCTCGCACCTTCGCCGTCGCGCACCACCTGATGCGCCAAATCCATCATCACTTCATGTAGGGCGCTTTCAAAGTCAACGTTGCCGGACACGTCAACGTTTGACGCGCCAGTCGCTGCAACGATCAAACTATCAGAGGTCGAGGTGTCGCTGTCTACCGTGATGCAGTTGAAGGTCGTATCAGTGTAGCCCGCCACCAGTTGCTGTAGCGCGGCTTGTTCGATTTTTGCGTCGGTAAAGATGTAGACCAGCATCGTCGCCATATCTGGCGCAATCATTCCGGATCCCTTGGCGATACCCGCAATGGTAATGGTTTTGCCGCTGACCGTCGCACTTGCGTGCGCGCCTTTGGGAAAGGTGTCAGTCGTCATAATCGCGTCGGCCGCGTCTGCAATATGAGCCCTGTCCAGTTGGGTATGGAGTTCGGATAGACATGCAGTAATGCGGTCGTGCGGCAGCGGTTCGCCTATGACGCCAGTTGAAGATGTGAACACCCGGTTCACC
It encodes the following:
- the infB gene encoding translation initiation factor IF-2, encoding MSDSDGKKTLGLRGAPARPSNVKQSFSHGRTKNVVVETKRKRVVVPKPGGQKPSGPGAGPVGDPSKRPAGITDAEMDRRLKAVQAAKARETVEAAKREADEKARAEDRERRRAEIDAKEAAEREREESLKAKALEDARRKDEAEAATQAAAAPAQPAAVKQQPNKALPASPVRKTDRDREDTDKRNRQNEDNRRSGKLTLNQALSGREGGRQLSMAQMKRKQERARQKAVGGNVEREKIVRNVNLPPAIVVSELAIRMAEKTGAVVKALMNNGLMVTQNETIDADTAELIIEEFGHKVVRVSDADVEDVIKVIDDDEKDLQPRPPVITIMGHVDHGKTSLLDAIRNAKVVAGEAGGITQHIGAYQVTTDTGAVLSFLDTPGHAAFTSMRSRGAQVTDIVVLVVAADDAVMPQTIEAINHAKAAKVPMIVAINKIDRPAANAQKVRTDLLQHEVVVEQMSGEVQDVEVSAVTGQGLDQLLEAIALQSELLELKANPDRAAIGAVIEAQLDVGRGPVATVLIQNGTLRQGDIFVVGEQYGKVRALINDQGERVKEAGPSVPVEVLGLNGTPEAGDVLSVTETEAQAREIAEYRANAAKDKRAAAGAATTLEQLMANAKANEDVSELPILIKADVQGSAEAIVQAMEKIGNDEVRVRVLHSGVGAITETDVGLAEASGAPIMGFNVRANASARNTANQKSVEIRYYSVIYDLVDDVKAAASGLLSNEIKENFIGYANIKEVFKVTGVGKVAGCLVTEGVARRSAGVRLLRDNVVIHEGTLKTLKRFKDEVPEVQSGQECGMAFENYDDIRPGDVIEIFEREEVTRTLS
- a CDS encoding (deoxy)nucleoside triphosphate pyrophosphohydrolase, which translates into the protein MKIVLVSAVALIDPDGRVLLAQRPEGKSMAGLWEFPGGKVEPGETPEAALIRELHEELGIDTWSSCLAPLTFASHSYDDFHLLMPLFACRKWDGTPQPKEGQTLKWVRPNQMRDYPMPAADIPLISVLRDWL
- the argJ gene encoding bifunctional glutamate N-acetyltransferase/amino-acid acetyltransferase ArgJ, whose amino-acid sequence is MATITDVSPLAPAQFPDLPVIAGVRFATAAAGVKYQGRTDVMLAMLDPGTVVAGTFTRSATRSASVLDCQEKILKTSSDAAAILVNSGNSNAFTGKNGFVAVQAIAAAVADVCGIAVNRVFTSSTGVIGEPLPHDRITACLSELHTQLDRAHIADAADAIMTTDTFPKGAHASATVSGKTITIAGIAKGSGMIAPDMATMLVYIFTDAKIEQAALQQLVAGYTDTTFNCITVDSDTSTSDSLIVAATGASNVDVSGNVDFESALHEVMMDLAHQVVRDGEGASKFVEINVTGAASDADAKIHAMSVANSPLVKTAIAGQDPNWGRVVMAIGKSGAAADRDRLSISFGDVEVAKDGWRSPGYSEEAAAAHMKEENIVISIDLGLGSGKSTVWTCDLTHGYISINADYRS